In Candidatus Acidiferrales bacterium, a single genomic region encodes these proteins:
- a CDS encoding glycosyltransferase family 9 protein has translation MSHNLGKVIVSRTDHIGDVVLALPVFASLKKCFPERRAIALVSNYTADVVRSSPFVDDVITYDPNESIFLTWKKLKKIEANAIVILFPRFKIAAASFLAGIPVRIGTAYRLYSFLLNRRIREHRKYSVKSESEYNLTLVEVLGCKEKIFDTTLNINEAALDSIDVFLGKNCLTKFIVVHPGSGGSAFEWGPDNFRGIVKTITNDLGLNVVVTGTVQENLLCKNISEGIGNAINTAGRFSMLEFIALLSKAELFISNSTGPLHLAAAVGTPLIGIYPNGKPMAPVRWMPLTDKKIILVPKDGSNNLSLIPVGEVTEAVRKLMNIEPR, from the coding sequence ATGTCCCATAATCTTGGAAAGGTCATAGTCTCACGAACTGATCATATCGGAGATGTTGTTCTCGCTCTGCCGGTTTTTGCGTCGCTGAAGAAGTGTTTCCCTGAAAGGCGTGCGATAGCGCTCGTCAGTAACTATACCGCTGATGTGGTTCGTTCTTCCCCGTTCGTCGACGATGTGATAACTTACGATCCGAATGAATCGATCTTCTTAACGTGGAAGAAATTAAAGAAGATTGAAGCGAACGCAATAGTGATTCTCTTCCCAAGATTTAAAATTGCCGCAGCAAGTTTTCTCGCGGGCATCCCAGTTCGTATCGGCACTGCTTACCGTTTGTATTCATTTCTGCTGAACAGAAGAATCCGTGAACACAGGAAATATTCCGTAAAAAGTGAGTCCGAGTATAATCTGACTCTCGTAGAAGTTTTAGGATGCAAAGAAAAAATCTTTGACACGACTTTGAATATTAATGAGGCTGCTTTAGATAGTATCGATGTCTTTCTTGGTAAGAACTGTCTGACAAAGTTTATAGTGGTTCACCCCGGCAGTGGAGGTTCTGCATTTGAATGGGGACCCGACAATTTTCGCGGAATAGTCAAAACAATTACAAACGACCTCGGGTTGAACGTGGTCGTGACCGGAACGGTGCAAGAGAATTTATTGTGCAAAAATATATCCGAGGGAATCGGAAACGCAATAAACACAGCAGGTCGCTTCTCAATGCTGGAATTCATCGCCCTTTTGTCAAAAGCTGAGCTGTTCATTTCAAATTCTACCGGGCCGCTCCATCTTGCCGCAGCCGTCGGTACTCCCCTGATAGGGATTTATCCAAACGGCAAACCCATGGCACCGGTCAGATGGATGCCGCTGACTGATAAAAAAATAATCTTGGTCCCCAAAGACGGTTCGAACAATTTATCTCTAATTCCTGTCGGCGAAGTAACGGAAGCCGTCCGTAAGCTCATGAATATTGAACCAAGATGA
- a CDS encoding DUF3108 domain-containing protein: MKRCLSFSLVVILIPGLFLTISDPGYKGVSPSPDTLSNISENPDDTFRILSNTAFAAGEKLDYDISYGPIVAGSATILTSSYESYNNRKCYKVEFTMRSAKFFDIFFKVRDTYSSIIDAEGLFPWKFEQHQKEGGYKKDFEAWFDQGNHVAKTSEGGPYSIPPYTQDAVSTFFYARTLNYDTMQVGQKVHFTNFYQDKVYPLDVEYLGLQDVETKAGKFHCQMIEPVIVKGGLFRNTGKIVVWITNDSLKVPVKVQTQVTIGSVVAELVGYSGLDGVMTSKF; the protein is encoded by the coding sequence ATGAAGAGGTGCTTGTCGTTTTCTCTCGTCGTCATCTTGATTCCGGGACTTTTCCTGACAATTTCAGATCCCGGTTACAAGGGTGTTTCGCCGAGCCCCGATACGCTGTCGAACATATCCGAAAATCCGGATGATACTTTTCGGATTCTCTCCAATACCGCGTTCGCTGCCGGGGAAAAACTTGATTATGACATCTCTTACGGCCCGATAGTCGCCGGAAGCGCGACAATCCTGACATCGTCGTACGAATCATACAATAACCGCAAGTGTTATAAGGTTGAATTCACAATGCGCTCCGCAAAGTTCTTCGATATTTTTTTCAAAGTCAGGGATACCTACTCATCCATCATAGATGCGGAGGGACTTTTCCCCTGGAAATTTGAGCAGCACCAAAAAGAGGGTGGCTACAAAAAAGACTTCGAAGCATGGTTTGACCAGGGAAATCATGTGGCGAAGACAAGCGAAGGCGGCCCGTACAGCATACCTCCGTACACCCAGGACGCAGTGAGCACATTTTTTTATGCGAGGACTCTTAATTACGATACGATGCAGGTCGGGCAGAAGGTCCACTTCACAAATTTTTATCAAGACAAGGTTTATCCACTGGATGTAGAATACTTAGGACTGCAGGACGTGGAAACGAAAGCCGGAAAGTTTCATTGCCAGATGATCGAGCCTGTCATAGTAAAAGGTGGCTTGTTCAGGAACACCGGCAAAATAGTCGTCTGGATTACCAACGATTCACTTAAGGTTCCGGTGAAAGTTCAAACTCAGGTCACGATTGGTTCCGTGGTCGCCGAACTAGTGGGCTACAGCGGGTTAGACGGAGTAATGACTTCAAAGTTTTAG
- a CDS encoding type II CAAX endopeptidase family protein, whose product MNFAEQPLSQPAESDGTKYKPVAFALISLLVVFFLYQIVGGGIVLYLFGNFTVGKETLPLQLAMMLAEILFILIPTFFLAKLQTKTWGRFLRLRKTDLYYIGLAVIGVIALQQLLEIYLYLQDLIPLPHQIKHLIDQFQKTIEETYKVLLTARSPVEFSFVVLAVAVTPAICEETLFRGLVQSNFELKMSKTKAIIWTGVIFGAYHLNPFDFVALCVLGIYLSYLVSVSGSIIVPVVAHFTNNFVSTLILYKFNKESVIAPADQKLGAGYIIAWSLVLFLIFVATTTSMVNYSKSRSLPGENGSGGSG is encoded by the coding sequence ATGAATTTCGCTGAACAGCCTCTATCCCAGCCCGCTGAATCTGATGGCACGAAATACAAACCCGTTGCGTTTGCATTAATCTCTCTGTTAGTAGTATTCTTCCTATATCAAATAGTTGGTGGCGGGATCGTTCTTTATCTCTTTGGAAACTTCACGGTCGGCAAAGAAACATTGCCGCTGCAGCTTGCCATGATGCTCGCGGAAATTCTGTTTATTTTGATCCCAACTTTCTTTCTCGCAAAGCTCCAGACAAAAACTTGGGGACGCTTTCTCCGGCTCCGCAAGACCGACCTGTACTACATCGGACTTGCGGTAATCGGAGTTATAGCCTTGCAGCAGCTCTTAGAAATCTATCTCTACTTACAGGACCTAATACCACTGCCTCACCAGATCAAACATTTAATTGACCAGTTCCAAAAGACGATCGAAGAAACATACAAAGTTCTCTTGACTGCACGTTCGCCTGTGGAATTCTCTTTTGTGGTCCTGGCGGTCGCGGTAACGCCTGCAATTTGCGAAGAAACTCTTTTCCGCGGATTGGTACAGTCAAATTTCGAGTTGAAAATGTCTAAAACAAAAGCAATAATATGGACTGGAGTAATTTTCGGCGCGTACCATCTCAATCCGTTTGATTTCGTCGCATTATGCGTTCTTGGAATCTACCTGAGCTACCTCGTATCCGTAAGCGGAAGCATTATAGTCCCGGTGGTCGCCCATTTCACAAACAATTTCGTTTCTACGCTAATTTTATATAAATTTAATAAGGAGAGTGTAATAGCCCCGGCGGATCAAAAGCTCGGAGCTGGATATATCATTGCATGGTCATTAGTTCTTTTCCTAATTTTTGTGGCAACGACAACATCGATGGTTAACTACAGCAAATCGCGGTCCTTGCCCGGCGAAAATGGGTCCGGCGGATCGGGATAG
- a CDS encoding B-box zinc finger protein, whose amino-acid sequence MAPVERCSNCGAELDTDVFLYCKNCGALNNKRASDQGIVCDTHIDNRAIGFCVVCGHAVCEECAENIGNKILCSDLEHREYLEKWKVLHTFDFEYEAAMLYANLEQRGIETIVFSKVNPDTTEAMVRPTLVEVLVHSQKYESAIEIRKLLGLSDENEENDS is encoded by the coding sequence ATGGCACCAGTAGAGCGATGCAGTAACTGCGGGGCCGAATTAGACACCGACGTTTTCTTGTACTGCAAGAATTGTGGAGCATTAAACAACAAACGAGCCTCGGACCAAGGGATCGTTTGTGACACACATATAGATAACCGCGCAATCGGTTTCTGCGTCGTGTGCGGACATGCAGTATGCGAAGAATGCGCCGAAAACATCGGCAACAAAATCCTCTGCAGCGATCTGGAGCATCGCGAATATCTGGAAAAATGGAAAGTGCTCCACACGTTCGACTTTGAATATGAAGCTGCGATGCTATATGCAAACCTTGAGCAGCGCGGCATCGAGACGATAGTTTTTTCAAAGGTAAATCCTGATACCACCGAGGCCATGGTACGTCCTACTCTTGTCGAAGTACTTGTACATTCGCAAAAGTACGAGAGTGCAATAGAAATCAGAAAATTACTCGGCCTCTCCGACGAGAACGAGGAGAATGATTCATAA
- a CDS encoding phosphatidate cytidylyltransferase, which produces MSNLTTRVLVAVIAIPLIVAASYLGGTYFFLFTTALIVISTNEFYSLAKKKNLEPLAPLGIILAGVVNAIAYAFGLGLAVEFMVLMIAIVLLYELSRKRTDGVKGTFENVGSTLTGIFYIGFFGAILTTIRQRYGIENVFPDDRDAGLYVITIFATIWICDSAAYFVGKSAGKHKMSKFVSPNKTWEGAIAGFVFATATPAAAHFSVLRHLDMRLALGTGIIVGILGQAGDFVESLFKRDAGAKDSSEMIPGHGGVLDRFDSLLFSAPFIYLMLKHFQ; this is translated from the coding sequence ATGTCAAACCTGACTACCCGTGTCCTTGTAGCCGTAATAGCTATTCCCCTGATCGTCGCCGCTTCTTATCTCGGCGGGACTTATTTCTTTTTGTTCACCACCGCATTGATTGTCATCTCAACAAACGAATTTTATTCTCTCGCTAAAAAGAAAAATCTCGAACCATTGGCGCCGTTAGGGATAATACTGGCCGGGGTTGTGAATGCAATTGCTTACGCCTTTGGATTGGGTCTTGCGGTGGAGTTCATGGTCCTGATGATCGCTATAGTCCTGCTATATGAATTATCAAGAAAGAGAACCGATGGAGTGAAAGGAACATTCGAGAACGTCGGGAGCACTCTTACCGGGATTTTCTACATCGGATTCTTTGGAGCGATATTAACTACAATCCGACAGCGATACGGAATAGAGAACGTTTTTCCTGACGACAGGGACGCGGGACTCTACGTAATCACAATCTTTGCTACCATCTGGATTTGTGACTCTGCAGCCTACTTCGTCGGGAAGTCGGCAGGAAAACATAAGATGAGTAAGTTCGTGAGCCCGAACAAAACATGGGAAGGCGCAATCGCCGGGTTTGTCTTTGCGACAGCGACGCCAGCTGCCGCGCATTTCTCAGTGCTGCGCCACCTCGACATGAGGCTTGCTTTGGGAACCGGCATCATTGTCGGCATACTGGGACAAGCCGGTGATTTTGTCGAATCGCTTTTCAAAAGAGACGCCGGCGCAAAAGATTCTTCGGAGATGATTCCCGGGCACGGCGGCGTCCTCGATAGATTCGACAGTCTCCTCTTCTCGGCTCCGTTCATTTACCTGATGTTGAAGCATTTCCAATGA
- the priA gene encoding primosomal protein N', producing the protein MKALSAGRTYCDVAFPIPVHREFTYEISGELADAAKVGVRVVAPFRRKYLTGVVVGLSTHSELADIKLIHDVMDDQPAFSEDILRLTRWISDYYLSSWGEALKTATPTGTSIESAQVVRLLKTSATEKNETRKKILQALSTPRELTVKQIRKKVGASGLRYHLGKMKTDGIVELVEKITDPRVSIKYENYVQFKGGYESPEKLKVVLNELDKRATKQSEILLKLTHLIRISEGGVSVSELLAQSKGSMSSLLALCEKGIIELYGKESYRKPEFNYREAEKEFDLTQNQRDVINEISQEVCGNNYAAFLLHGVTGSGKTQVYIESIDLAMKQGKSAIVLVPEISLTPQIVARFEQRFGETIAVLHSRMSLGERYDSWRRIERGEAKVVIGARSAVFAPVRDLGLIVVDEEHESSYKQSDTSPRYNARDVAVMRCSINKAVALLGSATPSVESFYNSSSGKYKLLNLPDRIDNARMPKIEIVDMKEKRRNKLVFGSFCDELKSKIDDRLSKREGIIILRNRRGFFTYLQCSECGATEMCPNCDVALTFHKRRKHLRCHYCGFVKEPPVRCPKCASDKLIYGGTGTQKVEEEMSALFPEAKILRMDLDTTSPRGAHDRILSEFGSGEADILVGTQLVAKGLDFPRVTLVGVVSADSTMLMPDFRSNERTFQLLTQVSGRAGRREKEGEVIIQVSNSKDDVLRFVGSHDYLGFYQKEIEVRRELSYPPFSRMVVLEFRGKDMPKTGDAAEKAARKIRKELPVIAVLGPAPAMIGRLLGKFRFQIVIKMSKQLDRATERLERVLDEIDFDLKRNYGNWVSFFADVDPATTM; encoded by the coding sequence TTGAAGGCACTGTCGGCGGGAAGAACGTATTGCGATGTCGCATTTCCAATTCCCGTGCATCGGGAGTTCACTTACGAAATATCCGGTGAACTCGCCGACGCTGCAAAGGTCGGCGTGAGAGTAGTCGCGCCGTTCAGAAGAAAATACCTAACTGGCGTAGTTGTAGGGCTCTCCACTCATTCCGAACTTGCCGATATAAAATTGATCCATGATGTTATGGATGATCAACCGGCCTTTTCGGAAGATATTCTCCGGCTTACGCGCTGGATTTCTGATTACTATTTGAGCTCGTGGGGCGAAGCGCTGAAGACTGCAACTCCAACTGGCACATCGATCGAGAGTGCGCAGGTAGTTAGACTTCTGAAAACGAGTGCGACTGAGAAAAACGAGACTCGGAAAAAGATTCTGCAGGCACTTTCAACCCCGAGAGAGTTAACGGTGAAACAAATTAGGAAAAAAGTTGGGGCGAGCGGTCTGAGATATCATCTGGGAAAGATGAAAACGGATGGAATAGTGGAATTGGTGGAAAAAATCACGGATCCTCGTGTCTCGATCAAATACGAAAATTATGTACAGTTCAAGGGAGGATATGAGTCACCGGAAAAATTAAAGGTAGTTTTAAACGAACTCGACAAGCGCGCGACGAAGCAATCTGAGATTTTGCTCAAGCTCACTCACTTGATAAGAATTTCAGAAGGCGGAGTAAGCGTTTCCGAGCTCCTCGCACAATCGAAAGGAAGCATGAGTTCACTCCTGGCTTTGTGTGAAAAAGGGATCATCGAGCTTTACGGCAAAGAGAGCTATAGGAAACCTGAATTCAATTACCGTGAGGCTGAAAAGGAATTCGACCTGACCCAGAATCAGAGAGATGTGATAAACGAAATATCGCAGGAGGTATGTGGAAACAACTATGCCGCATTTTTGCTTCATGGGGTCACTGGAAGCGGAAAGACGCAGGTCTACATTGAATCAATCGATCTCGCGATGAAGCAGGGGAAAAGCGCCATTGTGCTTGTGCCGGAGATTTCCCTCACGCCGCAAATTGTTGCAAGGTTTGAACAGCGTTTCGGTGAGACCATTGCTGTGCTGCATAGCCGCATGTCTCTCGGAGAGCGGTACGATTCATGGCGCAGAATCGAAAGAGGAGAAGCGAAAGTTGTTATCGGGGCGCGCAGTGCGGTGTTTGCTCCGGTAAGAGATCTTGGACTGATCGTGGTGGATGAGGAGCATGAATCGAGCTATAAACAGAGCGACACGAGTCCTCGGTATAATGCCCGCGATGTTGCCGTGATGCGCTGCTCGATAAACAAAGCGGTTGCGCTCCTCGGCAGCGCTACTCCATCGGTGGAATCATTTTACAATTCGTCGAGCGGGAAATACAAACTGCTTAATCTTCCAGACAGGATTGACAATGCAAGGATGCCGAAGATCGAGATTGTCGACATGAAAGAAAAGAGAAGAAATAAGTTGGTCTTCGGCAGCTTTTGCGATGAGCTGAAGTCGAAAATTGACGATAGGCTTTCAAAAAGGGAAGGAATTATCATACTCAGAAATCGCCGTGGGTTTTTCACGTACCTGCAGTGCAGCGAATGCGGCGCGACTGAAATGTGTCCGAATTGCGATGTTGCTCTCACATTTCATAAGAGAAGAAAACATCTGAGATGCCACTACTGCGGCTTTGTCAAGGAGCCGCCGGTACGATGTCCTAAATGCGCAAGCGACAAGCTCATTTACGGCGGAACGGGCACCCAGAAAGTAGAAGAAGAAATGAGCGCACTTTTCCCGGAAGCAAAAATATTGCGTATGGACCTAGACACGACTTCGCCACGCGGAGCGCACGACAGAATCCTGTCCGAGTTCGGCAGCGGAGAAGCGGACATCCTCGTCGGGACGCAGCTGGTTGCGAAGGGGCTCGATTTTCCGCGGGTGACGCTCGTCGGAGTTGTTTCCGCGGACTCCACCATGCTCATGCCTGATTTCAGATCGAACGAACGAACGTTTCAGCTCCTGACACAAGTCTCCGGAAGAGCAGGGAGACGCGAGAAGGAAGGTGAAGTCATAATTCAGGTCTCGAACAGCAAAGATGATGTTCTGCGGTTTGTAGGCTCGCACGATTATTTGGGATTTTATCAAAAAGAAATTGAAGTCCGCCGGGAGCTAAGCTACCCTCCATTTTCGCGGATGGTAGTACTAGAGTTCAGAGGGAAGGATATGCCCAAGACCGGCGATGCGGCGGAAAAAGCCGCAAGAAAAATTAGAAAGGAACTTCCGGTGATAGCGGTTCTGGGTCCTGCGCCGGCGATGATCGGAAGGCTTCTCGGCAAATTCAGATTTCAAATTGTCATAAAGATGAGCAAGCAGCTTGACAGAGCCACGGAAAGATTGGAAAGAGTTCTCGACGAGATAGATTTCGATCTAAAAAGAAATTACGGCAACTGGGTAAGTTTCTTTGCCGACGTCGATCCGGCAACCACGATGTAA
- the larC gene encoding nickel pincer cofactor biosynthesis protein LarC produces the protein MRIAYFDTFAGIAGDMVLGAFVSSGVDVNRLRSEIARLNIGNVELRAEKVVRNGITATKVDVVVSGRVEKVDDLGPSLHENSHKHSKHHGDHEHGKSYLEIKHLIENSGLSDFVKSKSLAVFSKLAEAEAKIHDTTVDKIHFHEVGAADSIVDIVGAAICIEITGVESIYTSPIRLGSGGYIDARHGVLPVPAPAAIEILKDYPVIFNDIPFELTTPTGAAIVSALSNGVLKDRPIEIEKIGYGSGTRELGSLPNLLRLIIGQLKSELEEDHGVLVETNVDDINPQVIPFVIEKVLSLGATDAFVTPVIMKKGRPGFMLSVLIPETLLDRIAAEIFSQTTTLGLRIRNIRRMKVHREVKTVKTSFGDVQVKESNINGKKRISAEFEECKRISESKNIPLAEVMQRLNAELNRE, from the coding sequence ATGAGAATCGCATATTTTGATACGTTCGCCGGGATCGCGGGTGATATGGTTCTGGGAGCTTTTGTTTCCTCCGGCGTCGATGTGAACAGATTAAGAAGTGAAATAGCAAGATTAAACATCGGGAATGTTGAACTGCGTGCAGAGAAGGTTGTCAGGAACGGAATCACTGCGACAAAGGTCGATGTAGTTGTCTCCGGTAGGGTGGAAAAAGTGGACGATTTGGGGCCGAGCCTTCACGAAAATTCCCATAAACATTCCAAGCATCATGGAGACCATGAGCACGGGAAAAGTTACCTCGAAATAAAGCATCTAATTGAGAATTCCGGTCTTTCTGATTTTGTAAAATCTAAATCTCTGGCGGTCTTCTCAAAACTTGCCGAGGCGGAAGCAAAAATACATGATACCACCGTTGACAAGATTCATTTTCATGAGGTCGGTGCAGCAGATTCGATAGTTGATATTGTCGGAGCGGCAATATGCATCGAGATCACGGGCGTAGAATCGATATATACTTCGCCGATCCGCCTTGGCTCGGGCGGCTATATTGATGCTCGGCACGGTGTGTTGCCGGTTCCCGCTCCTGCAGCGATTGAAATTCTGAAAGATTATCCCGTCATCTTCAACGACATCCCTTTTGAACTGACTACGCCGACCGGTGCTGCGATTGTTTCTGCACTCTCGAACGGAGTGTTGAAAGACCGACCGATCGAAATCGAGAAGATAGGTTACGGATCTGGCACGAGGGAGCTGGGAAGCCTTCCAAATCTTCTGAGGCTCATCATAGGGCAATTGAAATCCGAGCTCGAAGAGGACCATGGAGTCCTGGTCGAAACCAATGTGGATGATATCAATCCGCAGGTAATTCCCTTTGTAATTGAAAAAGTTCTAAGTCTGGGGGCGACCGACGCCTTCGTAACGCCGGTGATAATGAAAAAGGGAAGACCCGGTTTCATGCTGTCGGTCCTGATTCCAGAAACCCTTTTGGATAGAATTGCGGCGGAGATTTTTTCACAAACGACGACGCTTGGTCTTCGTATTAGGAACATACGCAGAATGAAGGTCCACAGAGAAGTGAAAACGGTCAAAACGAGCTTCGGCGATGTTCAGGTGAAAGAAAGCAACATCAACGGTAAGAAGAGAATCTCCGCCGAGTTCGAGGAATGCAAGAGAATTTCCGAATCAAAAAATATTCCGCTGGCGGAAGTAATGCAGAGGCTTAACGCTGAACTGAATAGGGAGTGA
- a CDS encoding NAD(P)H-dependent glycerol-3-phosphate dehydrogenase — protein MRVTVLGAGGWGTALSILLHDNGLAVTLWAYMEDYAKLLSSTRENTTYLHGVSIPKEIEITSDIEKAAAGAEVVVASIPSQFLRQQLENISDMDFRKKIFINTAKGIEATTFCTMSEVVQSTLNKCPAENYAVLSGPSHAEEVSRRMPTAIVAASHHRRSAEQVQKIFMNAYFRVYLNRDVKGVELCGALKNVIALAAGMSDGAGYGDNTKAALMTRGMVEITRLGETLGAHHKTFSGLAGMGDLIVTCMSRYSRNRFVGEQVAAGRKLDDVLDEIKMVAEGVPTAKAAHKLAERYDVEMPIMEQVYKVLFEGKDPQKAVRELMTRPGKDEY, from the coding sequence ATGAGAGTTACTGTTCTTGGTGCCGGCGGCTGGGGAACGGCACTGTCAATTCTTCTTCATGACAACGGATTAGCGGTTACACTGTGGGCGTACATGGAGGATTACGCGAAATTACTTTCCTCGACGAGAGAAAACACGACTTACCTGCACGGTGTGTCGATTCCGAAGGAAATTGAAATAACTTCGGACATAGAAAAGGCTGCTGCCGGGGCGGAAGTGGTTGTAGCATCCATACCTTCGCAGTTTCTGCGCCAACAACTCGAGAACATTTCTGATATGGATTTCCGAAAAAAGATTTTCATAAACACGGCAAAAGGAATCGAAGCCACGACTTTTTGCACGATGTCCGAGGTTGTGCAATCCACACTGAACAAATGCCCGGCGGAAAATTACGCCGTCCTATCGGGACCCAGCCATGCCGAAGAAGTGAGCCGCAGGATGCCGACGGCGATAGTTGCGGCCTCCCACCATCGGAGAAGCGCTGAACAGGTCCAAAAAATCTTTATGAATGCGTATTTCAGGGTCTATTTGAATCGCGATGTGAAAGGTGTCGAGTTGTGTGGTGCGCTGAAGAATGTCATCGCGCTGGCGGCAGGCATGAGTGATGGTGCAGGATACGGCGATAATACGAAAGCCGCGTTGATGACACGCGGGATGGTCGAGATTACGAGATTGGGAGAAACGCTTGGTGCTCATCACAAGACTTTTTCGGGTCTCGCAGGGATGGGCGATTTGATCGTCACATGCATGAGCCGTTACAGCAGAAATCGATTTGTCGGCGAACAGGTTGCCGCTGGGAGAAAGTTAGATGACGTGCTGGATGAGATAAAGATGGTTGCCGAAGGTGTGCCCACAGCGAAAGCCGCGCATAAGCTTGCGGAAAGATATGATGTCGAGATGCCTATCATGGAACAGGTGTACAAGGTCCTTTTCGAAGGAAAGGATCCGCAAAAAGCAGTGCGCGAACTTATGACGAGGCCGGGAAAGGACGAATATTGA
- the plsY gene encoding glycerol-3-phosphate 1-O-acyltransferase PlsY gives MFSLIIVVLLSYLLGSVPTSIIITKALKGIDIRNYGSGNAGGTNVIRVIGWGPGVFVILFDAMKGFLAAVVLSRLFYGNFPLDNATPFSDFTVVQIIAGISAILGHTWTVFAGFKGGKGIATAGGMLVGIAPIEVAIAAGVFAVVVASSRYVSLGSVSAAVAFPLAMFVRANVFDVATKYYHSMIFFSIAISGFLIYNHRANISRLLHGREHRLEKLRFFYRAKSHHPQPGSPTNLGK, from the coding sequence ATGTTTTCACTTATCATAGTGGTGCTTTTGAGCTATTTGTTGGGCTCGGTTCCAACAAGTATCATTATTACCAAAGCCCTCAAAGGGATCGACATCCGAAATTATGGAAGTGGGAATGCCGGTGGCACGAATGTAATTCGGGTGATTGGCTGGGGACCGGGAGTTTTCGTGATCTTGTTTGATGCAATGAAAGGTTTTCTGGCCGCAGTAGTTCTCTCGCGATTGTTTTACGGAAATTTCCCGCTCGACAATGCAACTCCATTTTCGGATTTTACGGTGGTGCAGATTATAGCTGGAATCAGTGCAATCCTCGGCCATACGTGGACGGTCTTTGCTGGATTCAAAGGAGGAAAAGGAATAGCCACAGCCGGAGGAATGCTGGTCGGTATTGCTCCGATCGAAGTTGCGATCGCCGCCGGCGTCTTTGCCGTAGTGGTCGCCAGTTCAAGGTACGTTTCGCTCGGATCGGTCAGTGCCGCCGTTGCTTTTCCACTTGCGATGTTTGTCAGGGCAAACGTGTTCGACGTGGCTACCAAATATTATCACTCCATGATTTTCTTCAGCATCGCTATCTCAGGATTTTTGATTTACAATCATCGTGCTAACATAAGTCGTTTGCTGCACGGAAGAGAACATCGTCTCGAGAAACTAAGATTTTTTTACAGAGCTAAATCTCATCATCCGCAGCCGGGGTCTCCAACAAATTTGGGTAAATGA
- a CDS encoding pyridoxamine 5'-phosphate oxidase family protein, whose amino-acid sequence MRRTDKEITDPNLLQDILINSQICRLGLVDNSEAYIVPVNYAFVDGYIYIHSASEGRKIEILKRNPKAAFEIEYPSETIRGEIPCKWGTRYRSVMGKGTIVIDDDIESKKNGFDALMRKYGAEFALVYDESALAKAVLLKLRIESLTGKQSGIW is encoded by the coding sequence ATGAGAAGAACCGATAAAGAGATAACCGATCCCAATCTCCTGCAAGATATTCTAATCAACTCCCAGATATGCCGGCTTGGTCTTGTAGATAATAGTGAGGCATATATTGTCCCCGTCAATTATGCATTTGTTGACGGATATATCTATATCCATTCTGCCTCTGAAGGAAGGAAAATAGAAATTTTGAAAAGAAATCCTAAAGCGGCTTTTGAAATAGAGTATCCAAGCGAGACAATCAGAGGAGAAATACCGTGTAAATGGGGGACAAGATATCGTTCGGTTATGGGAAAAGGGACGATCGTGATAGACGATGATATTGAATCAAAAAAGAACGGTTTCGACGCCTTGATGAGGAAATATGGTGCAGAGTTTGCGCTTGTTTATGATGAATCGGCGCTGGCCAAGGCCGTTTTGCTGAAATTAAGAATAGAGTCGTTAACGGGCAAACAATCCGGGATCTGGTAG